A single window of Tepidimicrobium xylanilyticum DNA harbors:
- a CDS encoding ABC transporter ATP-binding protein yields MGEYVLRTKNIYKKYGKSLALDNINIEIKKGEIYGFIGQNGAGKTTLLRVVTGLTIPTKGTVELFGQSSEKGLVKSIKRVGAVVESPALFPNMSAYENLELHRLQKGIPDKKCIDRTLKLVGLENTGRKKVVNFSLGMKQRLGIAIALLSDPEFLILDEPTNGLDPMGIVELRKLIKRLNREREMTVLISSHILSELHQLATRYGIIHKGRLLEEISASELNQKCRQYLRIKVDNPSKGATVLETELNSTDFEIMPDGIIKLYSHLNDIQRVSLALTKNNLIIEHFSQAGDDLESYFAKLVGGVNND; encoded by the coding sequence ATGGGTGAATATGTATTAAGAACTAAGAATATTTATAAAAAATATGGAAAAAGTCTTGCTCTTGACAATATAAATATTGAGATAAAAAAGGGCGAGATTTATGGATTTATTGGACAAAATGGTGCTGGAAAAACAACTCTACTTAGAGTAGTTACAGGTCTTACAATTCCCACTAAAGGAACTGTGGAATTATTTGGACAAAGTAGTGAGAAAGGATTAGTAAAATCCATTAAGAGAGTAGGGGCAGTAGTTGAAAGTCCTGCTTTATTTCCAAATATGTCAGCATATGAAAACTTGGAGCTACATCGCTTACAAAAGGGAATTCCAGATAAAAAATGTATTGATAGGACCTTAAAATTAGTCGGACTAGAAAACACAGGAAGAAAGAAGGTAGTAAATTTTTCACTAGGTATGAAGCAAAGATTGGGTATTGCCATTGCACTTTTAAGCGATCCTGAATTTCTAATTCTTGATGAGCCTACAAATGGATTAGACCCTATGGGAATAGTTGAACTTCGTAAACTTATAAAAAGGCTAAATAGAGAAAGAGAAATGACCGTTTTAATATCTAGCCATATATTAAGTGAACTACATCAACTTGCCACACGATATGGTATTATTCATAAAGGAAGGCTTTTAGAAGAGATTTCAGCATCAGAGCTAAATCAAAAATGTAGGCAGTATTTACGGATTAAGGTGGATAATCCTAGCAAGGGAGCTACTGTGTTGGAAACTGAACTTAATTCAACAGATTTTGAAATTATGCCAGATGGAATCATAAAGTTATACAGCCATCTAAATGATATACAAAGGGTATCCTTAGCACTGACTAAGAACAATCTTATTATAGAACACTTTTCACAAGCAGGTGATGACTTGGAAAGTTATTTTGCAAAACTTGTGGGAGGTGTTAACAATGATTAA
- a CDS encoding response regulator transcription factor: MKKINILVVEDDNDINNLLCNIIKKSGYTAQAAYSGTEAMLYIEKQEWDMVLLDLMLPGMTGEEVLSKIRENSLAPVIIISAKGEAQTKVKTLRTGADDYITKPFDIEEVSARIDSLLRRYKHSKGSERRKIFTHKDICLDTESKIVTVNGVEVPLTAREYEILLLLMQSPKKIFTKSNIYESIWGDDFLGDENTINVHISHIRNKLSKINPEEEYIETIWGMGYRLKN, encoded by the coding sequence TATTATGTAATATTATAAAAAAAAGCGGATACACAGCACAAGCTGCTTATTCAGGAACTGAAGCAATGCTTTATATTGAAAAACAAGAGTGGGATATGGTACTTCTTGATTTGATGCTTCCAGGAATGACTGGTGAAGAGGTTCTTTCAAAGATTAGAGAAAATAGTTTGGCACCTGTAATTATTATTTCAGCTAAGGGAGAAGCCCAAACAAAGGTGAAAACCTTAAGGACAGGTGCAGATGACTATATTACCAAGCCCTTCGATATCGAAGAAGTTTCAGCAAGAATCGATTCTCTTTTAAGAAGATATAAGCATTCAAAAGGCTCTGAACGAAGGAAGATATTTACCCATAAAGACATCTGTCTTGATACGGAGTCAAAAATAGTTACAGTAAATGGGGTTGAGGTCCCATTAACAGCCCGTGAATATGAAATATTATTGCTTTTGATGCAATCGCCAAAAAAGATCTTTACTAAATCTAATATTTACGAGAGCATATGGGGAGATGATTTTTTAGGAGATGAAAATACCATTAATGTCCATATAAGTCATATAAGGAATAAATTATCAAAAATCAATCCAGAGGAAGAATATATTGAAACTATCTGGGGCATGGGATATAGATTAAAAAATTAA
- a CDS encoding ABC transporter permease → MINLIKAELFKLKRNRTFWVLMGVVTFIYGLANYLVIIDWWKMHNTGFYNIGLKEYNAMEMVKLPLIFNLIISTLAGFFINIDYTTGTIKNQILSGNERSRIYLAKLIVFSLGSVITAVILPLMTVVLETIFLGHSDIYTSETVMYLLRAFSLYTLIIIAYSSIIMLIASITKESGRTIIITIIMTIILFIIDKALIFKYEIVRTIYENTIFYQIYQAFNSSITSDEIGMNILISLATFIVISFCGSRIFKKQEIK, encoded by the coding sequence ATGATTAATCTAATTAAGGCTGAATTATTTAAGTTAAAAAGGAATCGTACTTTTTGGGTTTTGATGGGAGTAGTAACATTTATATATGGACTGGCTAACTATTTAGTTATAATAGATTGGTGGAAAATGCACAATACAGGCTTTTACAATATAGGATTAAAAGAGTACAATGCCATGGAAATGGTAAAGCTGCCACTGATTTTTAATTTAATTATAAGTACTTTGGCTGGTTTTTTTATTAATATAGACTATACTACAGGAACCATTAAAAATCAGATCTTAAGTGGAAATGAAAGAAGCCGCATTTATTTAGCAAAGTTAATTGTTTTTTCCTTAGGCTCAGTAATTACTGCTGTAATATTGCCATTAATGACAGTTGTACTTGAAACTATTTTTTTAGGCCATAGTGATATTTATACTAGTGAAACAGTTATGTATTTATTAAGGGCTTTTAGTTTATATACTCTGATTATAATTGCTTATTCATCAATTATAATGTTGATAGCTTCTATAACTAAAGAAAGTGGAAGGACTATTATTATTACTATTATTATGACTATTATATTATTTATAATCGATAAGGCTTTAATCTTTAAATATGAAATAGTTAGAACCATATATGAAAATACTATATTCTATCAGATTTATCAAGCATTCAATTCTTCCATTACATCCGATGAAATTGGGATGAATATTTTAATTTCCTTAGCAACATTTATTGTAATATCTTTTTGTGGTAGTAGGATTTTTAAAAAACAAGAAATCAAATAA